In the genome of Carettochelys insculpta isolate YL-2023 chromosome 17, ASM3395843v1, whole genome shotgun sequence, the window TTCTGCTCATAGGTCTGGCAAGCTTCTTCACTTTTAAGTGAGCTATACCCTCTCTGGAGGAAATGGAGCCTCAGAACAGGGATAAGACGCGGCAGATGGAAGAAAACGAAGACCCAGTGGTGCTCCAAATAATAATTTCTCAGGGCCTTATGCAGTTGTGTATTCCGTGTATGGGTAAgaagggctctgggggtgggcagcaACATGGGTCCTTATATTTTAATCATAATTTGAGGGCAGAGGCTCCAGGTTTGACACTAGGCCACCAACCTCCCTTCGTGTGAGTGAAACAATTGGTGCCCAGTTGCTCTGTGGTGCCGCCCTGCTGACACTGGCGAGGGAGGTTGCTGGTGGAGCCATAACCAGGATACAACCCTGTGCACTCCATGCCTGAGCCTTGGGAGCTCTGCCAGACTGCAGACTGCAGCTCAGGCATCAGCTCTCCAGCTCCTTGTGGGTTCAGTGCTTGGAAGGGAGAGTTCCTCTTCTCTTTGGTTACTTTATTGTTAAGCCACAAAGTATGAAGTGAAAACGATACCCAGGTCTGGCCAGTGAGGTTTGTGAAATTCCtcaggtgggaggagggatgcTATGCAACCATCTCAAAGTTGGGGTGGGCAGTAACTAGCACCCATGCTAATCCAGCGTGTATAGAATTGGCTCGCATGTGTATGCGCCGTCACCATCCCCAGGAGGGAATCGGACCTGCTTGATTTTGTGCCATAATCCCTATACTGCCAACATGCTCTCCTTTCACTCAAGGTTTCTGTGTCTCTGCAGCAGAAAGAACTGAGTTCTCTTCCTGCTGACCCCATACCCATTGTGTGCAATGTAGTATTAGTGAATTCCTTTCCTGGCTTACTCAGATCCTGGCAGGTGCTTGACACCTGTTCTGCCCCACACTCCATCCCAACTCTCCACGTCTGCCCTGCCAGAGTCAGTGCCTATGTTTGGAGGCTGGGAAAGTGTTGCAGTATTCACAAGCCTGGCAGAATCCTATTTAAACTGGCTGATTTCTGTTCTAAGCTCCCCCTGAAAactgatgggggaaaaaataccCCAAGGCTATAAATGAACACACACCGCCAACAAATAGTGGAGATGATTGAGAGGctgaaaaacaaagtaaaagcAGGAGGGCAACCCCCCGACAGAGACGGGAGGGAATGAGGAGATAGGCCGGTGACAGAGAGAGGGGTCAGCACACAGACACTTTTGGCAGAAGCAAGTTTTTTAACAGCTCAGAACCACTGAAAAATGTGTCTTGGACACGGGGCTAAAAATAGTTGTGATAATGAAGGAGAAACTAGGGCCAACATCTGCAGAAGAGGCAGGCTAAAGTTAGACTCCTGAATTGCCCCTAAATAGAGGTGGCCTGGTTTTCTGCGGTACAGAGCACCTGCTGAGGGGAGGAGCCTAGCTCTGGTTTTCAGAGCCTGACTTCAGGCATTCTGGTTTGACGTTCTCCTCATGACAGATGAAATGGGAATTCTACCCCAGCCTGGTACTTAGCAGGCCTGGCCTtcgggcaaggtgagcaaggcggTTACCTGGGGTCCTCTGGCTTCACAGACCCATGCTGTAATTGATTATAGCATTCACCCATAGTGCAGCCAAGCCCTGCAGTTAGCctcctgccttgggccccacctacaggctgggccctgctgggccagctctggTAGTTAGCAAAGGCTATCACAAACTACTGAAAAATCTTCTGGGATAGGAGAACACAAGCCCGGGTGGGGGGAATTCTTGAATCTTTCCAGGGGAAGAAATGGTGAGAAGGAGGGAACTTCCCCTGTTCCTTCTTGTTCCCCAGGAAATGTGATGTGGGGTTTTTGCTGTCACTCTTGACCATGGTTTGGAATGGATGTGAGGTCTCTATAGGGCTCTGCTTATTCAGAGCAGCGACGGTGCCTCTGATCCCAGAGCTACTGCTTTTGCGTGGGTCACAGACTGGAGATCTGACAGACCCAACTGCCTCCTGCGCAGAGAAGTCCCTCCTAAGAAGCCAGTAACCCTCAAATCCTGCTGCAGGAAGGTTTTCCAGGTTGTATCTAGGAGATTGGAACTACACATTGTTTCCCTGCCTCCTGGCCAGGACTCCCTAGTGCTCCCCATCACAACCCCAATGGACTCACAAGTGTTCCCATTAAAGGTCACCCACGttgttcccagcccctgcagcaccccctgaggGCAGAAGCTGTAAGACAGTCTGTCTGCTCTGGGTTAGCACCTTCCTTCCCCAGAAAGGTCTTGGCCCACTTGATGATCCTGTCTCTTCTCCCACACTGGATGTGCTGAAAGAGGAACTGTGccccccccacagctgtcaccccagtGGGGCTTGGGGTTATGTTAGGTTTTGAGAAAAGAGGAAGGCTGCACAGGGTGAGCAGCAGTTTTCAGGAGTAGGAGGCGATACCCTTGCAGTGGAGCAGTCGGGGGTGTCAGGAGGTCTAAGAAAGAGGAACACTTCCTGCAGTCATGGGGGCACTTCCCCTCTGAGCGCTGGCCTGAAAGGTAAAGGCCGCAGCCTTCCAGCATGACGCAGGGAGAAGTTCAGGCGCTAAACAAAGAAAAGAGGATCTGGCTCACCTGATACAATGGGGGTTTTCCAGTCAGTAAAAGCAGTACATCATCCAGCTTGTGTCAGCTGCTCAGTTGAAGGCTGTTGCCTCAGGGTCACACAGTGATTTAAGCATGAAATGACTGGAACCCTTTGCATCCCGAATACCGAGTAGGAATCCCTCCTCCTCTGAAGGGGACTACATTGAGTTCCAGGCTGGATGAGCAATTAAAACCCTGTTTGCTTGCGATGACCATGAATGATATTGTAGCACTGAAATGTGGAGTTTCTGACCAGGTTGCTAGGCAAAATAGTTTTCCCCCTCCATGGTGTGCTGTGTACCATCACCACTTCAGAgagggctgcatttcagtggcactGCTTGGGCCTGGGGCCTGATCTTGGGAGATGCCAAGTGCTGACTCCAGTGAGAACTGGGCGTGATCCATATGGCTGAGGAGCATGCCTTTATTTGAGAACAAATAACGAGAGAGCTTCAAAAACcaatccttttctttcttttcttttctctgagcTGTCTCTTTGCCTGAAGATGGACATCACAGCAGCAAGCAGTTACGTTGAAGGGGGAAgcaatacaattttttttaatttttttttttaattttattttgtttgtggagTCTAATAACATCTTTGTTACTGAGGCACAAAGGTATATGCAGTTCTGTGTAGCGGGATTACGTAAGTTAAAGGTGAATGCTGTCCTACACTCGACAGGGTTATTGGAGGTCAAACAAAGGGGTATCATTTGTAAAAAcaatggtttttgtttgtttttcgcTGTTATAAGTGTCTGTGATCTACCCTGGGAGAAGTacgtggggaggggagagatgtgataaCGGCTGCTGTTAGGCTGTGAGGGGCAGTTCTGCATTTTGTTGAGATAGGTAGATCGATCGATAGATTGACCAATCGATCAATAAATTGATAGATGGGTAGATAGGTCTCCTCTCTAGTGACTCCTGTAGAGCCACACCCCACACGGTAGTTACTTTACAAGCTGTCTTGGTTGTTCAGTGATAACTACACCCTGGTTTGCCAGTTGCTAGCTGAGCCTCATACTCAGGGAAGTGCATGCTCATAATAGAGTCTGACTACACTCATTGTTATGCTCCTTTGCTTACCTGGCAGGTGGAGACCATGGGCCAGGAGGAAGTGCCTCTGCATTGCTCGGGGACACCACTGGGCTTACATCCGCTTAAAGTGGCATGTTATGGCAGAAGGGCTGTAACCCAGCTAATAACTCAAAGCTGCTGCTGACTTCTGCAAGGGAACCTCTCCAATGGAGGCCCTGGGCGGCAATGTGTCCTGTGATTTCTAGCTTTCCTGGATTCCCTTTCCTTGTGTCCTTTCTGTTTCTTTCTTGCATGGACGAGATCCTCAGCTCCCCTTATGTGCATTATATGCTTCACTAAAGCACTTGGCCATGTGTTTAAAACCTATTTGACAGCCAGTTACAACTTTGAGGCCAGGAGCTGGCCTGTGGACTTCCGATGGGACGAGGCAGGTGACAAGGGTAGCAGCCCTGGCCACAAGGCTGCGTCCCAGACCACAGCCAGAGAGGATTTTCTGGGATTGGCATCACGTGAAAGGCCTAGGACTGCCCAGTGTAACTATCTCCGCAAGATGAAGCAGTTGCCTCGCCAGCTGGTCTGCTACCTCGTGGCTCACTCCTTTGGTCGCTGGCTGCTTTATCCAGGCTCCCTGTACCTCATACAGAAAGCTCTGCTGCCTTTACTGGTGAAGGGCCAGGCTCGTCTGCTGGAGGAGTTTCATGGGAAGCGGGCCAAGCTGATGGCGCGTGATGGGAACAAGATCGACACCATGTTTGTGGACAGGAgaaagagctcagggctggaggaggagcagcaaggGAAGCAGCTGGTGATCTGCTGTGAGGGGAATATGGGTTTCTATGAAGTGGGGTGCCTCTTCACCCCACTGGAGGCTGGGTACTCAGCCCTGGGGTGGAACCACCCGGGCTATGCTGGAAGCACTGGCCTCCCCTTCCCACAGAATGACGCCAATGCGGTGGACGTGGTGATTCAGTATGCCACTTGCCGCCTGGGTTTCCAGGTGCAAGACATTGTCCTTTATGGCTGGTCCCTGGGTGGCTACACAGCCACCTGGGCTGCCAAGACCTACCCGGAGCTGGGGGCCCTGGTGCTGGATGCCACCTTTGATGACCTGCTCCCCCTAGCCCTGAAGGTCATGCCCAAGAGCTGGAACAAGCTGGTGGTCCAGACGGTGCGGCAACACTTCGACCTCAACGTGGCTGAGCAGCTCTGCAGCTACCCAGGACCGGTGCTCCTGATCCGGAGGACTCAGGATGAAGTCACCACCACCCACATGAGCTCCACAAACCAGCAGGCTGACATCAGGTCCAACAGAAGCAACAAGCTGCTCCTGCAGTTGCTAAAGCACCGTTACCCTGAGGTCCTCTCCAGGGAAGGGGAGGCGGTTGTCTGTCACTGGCTGCAAGCCTCCAGTCCTTCGCAGGAAGAGGCCCTGTGCAGATGCTTCAAGGTGGATGATGACTGGTGTGTCAGCAAGTTGCGAAGCTACAAATCCTGCCTCGGAGGTGAAGACAGTTTCCCGTGGAGGGTCGGGAAGGAGTTGACccccaggagaaggcagcagctggCCCTCTTTCTGGCCAGGAAGCACATGAAAAATGTGGAGGCCACACATTGGTCTCTCTTACTGCCCAATGAGTTCCAGATGCCCTGGAAGCTATAGCTGGGGATGGGTGGGATGATTACCCCAGGAGAGAGAGCAGGGCACACGCTGGACTGAACATGTTGGGTTTCCCTCTTCAGTACACTCCTCGCGTGTGTTTCCAATCATTCCCCTCTGAGCGCCCAGTAAAGGTGAGGTGACAGTCTCTGAGGCTCCAAGGGGCTTTATTTCTCCTGGGAGGACTGGATGGATGGCACTGAAGTGGTTAAAAGATTATATGACATTGGAAATGATTTGCAGACACTAGCTGGTCCCCCAGGAATCTGtcgcagggcaggggaggatcTGACTAGCTTTTCATCCTGTCCACCTACTCACCTTGATCCCCTCCCAGCCTCTCATTGCTGCCCTACATCAGGGCATTGTTAAGCTGCAGCTTTTAGACCTGAGAGATGGGATTGTGACATCACTGTGTAAAGTGGTGGGACTGGGACAGCTGTGATGACACATCCCACTCACTCTGTCCTCCAGCTCCTGTTCCCATGTCATTCCAGCTTCCGCCGGGCATGAGAGCTCCTGGGAGTGGGACAGCAGAGGTACGTTACCCCATCCCTCTTCATCTCCCCACCCTTCATTTGCATGCAACAATCTCATGGGGTGAGCTAACATTTGCTGCAGACATACCAGCTCTGGCTCTTAGGTTACACAGGTGTGAGGGGTCTAAGAACGTAGTCGTGGTTTGACTATTTCTCAGCTAGTGGTCACATTGCATATGAAGCACCAGATTGTGCATGTGCCGGTCAGTATTTAGTATAGATAGGGAAAAGACAGGCCTGTCATTTGCTTATTGCCTCTCTTGAAACTCTGGTGTGAAATTTTCACACtactctggaaagagaggctgctgaacattcttttatattcaaatttgacacattaacacgtggtttgaactgg includes:
- the ABHD16B gene encoding ABHD16B, whose product is MCIICFTKALGHVFKTYLTASYNFEARSWPVDFRWDEAGDKGSSPGHKAASQTTAREDFLGLASRERPRTAQCNYLRKMKQLPRQLVCYLVAHSFGRWLLYPGSLYLIQKALLPLLVKGQARLLEEFHGKRAKLMARDGNKIDTMFVDRRKSSGLEEEQQGKQLVICCEGNMGFYEVGCLFTPLEAGYSALGWNHPGYAGSTGLPFPQNDANAVDVVIQYATCRLGFQVQDIVLYGWSLGGYTATWAAKTYPELGALVLDATFDDLLPLALKVMPKSWNKLVVQTVRQHFDLNVAEQLCSYPGPVLLIRRTQDEVTTTHMSSTNQQADIRSNRSNKLLLQLLKHRYPEVLSREGEAVVCHWLQASSPSQEEALCRCFKVDDDWCVSKLRSYKSCLGGEDSFPWRVGKELTPRRRQQLALFLARKHMKNVEATHWSLLLPNEFQMPWKL